Proteins encoded in a region of the Candidatus Hydrogenedentota bacterium genome:
- a CDS encoding sialidase family protein — MHKRFLLGVLLGCSATAAWAVPGVRGELIFPLQDKHCHGSSIVECPNSDLLACWFHGSGERTADDVAVLGARLKKGATAWSPVFPMADTPDFPDCNPVLYIDGQKRLWLFWISVRAGLWENSLLMFRRAEDYMGRGAPKWSWQDLIHLKPGEDFGAALKAGFKELEFDESMWAGYAPTYPDMLAEAAKDPLKRQLGWMTRIHPIALPTGRILLPLYSDGFNVSLVAISDDCGATWRCGKPIVGLGPIQPSLVRKKDGTILAYMRDSGSLPQRVLLAGSSDDGQTWSVARDVDIPNPGSSLEVIALKDGRWVMIFNDTEDGRHRLALAMSDDEGQTWKWKRHIENGEKGKTSYAYPSLIQSRDGQLHATYTFNEGGKSIRHIALDPDWIAEASN; from the coding sequence ATGCATAAGCGTTTTCTTCTTGGCGTTCTGTTGGGTTGTTCTGCCACGGCGGCATGGGCCGTACCGGGCGTGCGCGGAGAGTTGATTTTTCCATTGCAGGACAAGCATTGCCACGGCAGCAGCATCGTCGAGTGTCCCAACAGCGATTTGTTGGCCTGCTGGTTCCACGGGTCGGGCGAACGGACCGCCGACGACGTCGCGGTGCTCGGCGCGCGGCTCAAAAAAGGCGCGACCGCGTGGAGTCCCGTGTTTCCCATGGCCGACACGCCGGATTTCCCGGATTGCAACCCGGTCCTGTATATAGACGGCCAGAAGCGGCTTTGGCTGTTCTGGATCTCGGTTCGCGCGGGGTTGTGGGAAAATTCGCTGCTGATGTTCCGCCGCGCGGAGGACTACATGGGCCGCGGAGCGCCCAAATGGTCGTGGCAGGACCTGATTCACCTCAAACCGGGGGAGGACTTCGGCGCCGCTCTGAAGGCGGGCTTCAAGGAACTGGAATTCGATGAATCCATGTGGGCGGGCTATGCGCCGACCTATCCCGACATGCTGGCCGAGGCCGCGAAGGACCCCTTGAAACGGCAACTGGGCTGGATGACGCGCATCCATCCGATCGCCCTGCCGACGGGCCGAATCCTGTTGCCGTTGTATTCAGACGGATTCAACGTGTCGCTCGTGGCGATTTCGGACGATTGCGGCGCGACGTGGCGATGCGGCAAGCCCATCGTCGGCCTGGGACCCATCCAGCCCTCCCTCGTGCGCAAGAAAGACGGAACCATTCTGGCCTACATGCGGGATTCCGGATCGCTGCCACAGCGCGTACTGTTGGCCGGTTCATCCGACGACGGCCAGACCTGGTCCGTGGCGCGCGACGTGGACATCCCGAATCCGGGATCGAGCCTCGAAGTCATTGCGCTGAAAGACGGACGCTGGGTCATGATTTTCAACGACACCGAGGACGGGCGCCACAGACTGGCTCTTGCCATGTCCGACGACGAAGGCCAAACGTGGAAATGGAAGCGCCACATCGAAAACGGAGAAAAGGGCAAGACGTCCTATGCCTATCCTTCGCTGATCCAATCACGGGACGGCCAACTGCACGCCACCTACACGTTCAACGAGGGCGGTAAGTCCATCAGGCACATTGCGCTCGATCCGGATTGGATTGCGGAAGCGAGCAACTGA
- a CDS encoding PQQ-binding-like beta-propeller repeat protein: protein MAAGAAATVSCLVAVLALSAWFGRESAAPADVRVPGTDGTPAGMRGEDAPVDLRGTFQAFEGVPGDLPGAWPSFRGADRDNIVKDGVPLADSWGKGGPPLLWKVELGEGYAGAAVWGGRVYVLDYDESAKADAIRCFSLADGREIWRRSYAVVVKKNHGMSRTVPAVTEKHLVTIGPRCHVVCLDPITGDFKWGMDLQREYGTEEPLWYTGQCPLIDGSRLVVAPGGPDALIMAVDLETGAPVWKTPNPHGWKMSHSSVMPAVVAGKRMYVYAAVGGVSGVDCETGALLWELPWSAKVVAPSPVALDDGRIFLAAGYGEGGMMIRVRMENGMFTAGIEYKHGPKDGLACEQQTPIYHDGLLFGIMPKDAGALRGQFVCYNPDGTRVWSSGQTNRFGLGPFILADGKFYVLDDEGVLTLLRASRAGYEQIAQAKVLDGHDAWGPIALAHGRMLLRDSTHMACIAVDKKESQDGNR from the coding sequence ATGGCGGCAGGCGCAGCGGCAACGGTATCGTGCCTTGTCGCTGTCCTTGCGCTTTCAGCGTGGTTCGGCCGGGAATCCGCGGCGCCGGCGGACGTTCGTGTGCCGGGTACGGACGGCACGCCGGCGGGCATGCGGGGCGAAGACGCGCCCGTGGATCTTCGCGGTACGTTTCAGGCGTTCGAGGGCGTGCCTGGCGATCTTCCCGGCGCATGGCCGTCGTTTCGCGGCGCCGATCGCGACAACATCGTCAAGGACGGCGTTCCGCTTGCCGATTCGTGGGGAAAAGGCGGCCCACCGCTCCTTTGGAAGGTCGAACTGGGCGAGGGATATGCCGGGGCGGCGGTATGGGGAGGACGGGTGTATGTGCTGGACTACGACGAGTCGGCCAAGGCGGACGCGATTCGGTGTTTCTCGCTTGCGGACGGACGCGAGATTTGGCGGCGATCCTATGCGGTCGTCGTGAAGAAGAATCATGGCATGTCGCGCACCGTGCCAGCCGTCACGGAAAAACACTTGGTTACCATCGGTCCGCGCTGCCATGTCGTGTGCCTCGATCCGATCACGGGCGATTTCAAATGGGGAATGGACCTTCAGCGCGAATACGGAACCGAGGAACCCTTGTGGTATACGGGGCAATGTCCCTTGATTGACGGTTCCCGGCTTGTTGTGGCGCCGGGCGGACCGGATGCGTTGATCATGGCAGTAGACCTTGAAACCGGGGCGCCGGTATGGAAAACGCCCAATCCGCACGGGTGGAAAATGTCGCATTCGTCCGTGATGCCGGCAGTCGTCGCCGGAAAGCGCATGTACGTGTACGCGGCCGTCGGCGGCGTCAGCGGCGTGGATTGCGAAACGGGCGCGTTGTTGTGGGAGTTGCCGTGGAGCGCGAAGGTCGTCGCGCCGTCGCCGGTCGCGCTGGACGACGGCCGGATCTTTCTGGCGGCCGGTTACGGCGAGGGCGGCATGATGATCCGCGTCAGGATGGAAAATGGGATGTTTACCGCCGGCATCGAATACAAGCACGGGCCGAAAGACGGCCTTGCCTGCGAACAACAGACACCGATCTATCACGACGGGCTTCTGTTCGGCATCATGCCCAAGGATGCCGGCGCATTGCGGGGGCAATTCGTGTGCTACAATCCCGACGGCACGCGGGTCTGGTCGAGCGGCCAGACGAACCGGTTCGGGCTGGGTCCGTTCATTCTGGCGGACGGCAAGTTCTATGTGCTGGACGATGAAGGCGTGCTGACCCTGCTTCGGGCGAGTCGCGCGGGCTACGAGCAGATTGCGCAGGCCAAGGTCCTCGACGGGCATGACGCCTGGGGACCGATTGCGCTGGCGCACGGGCGCATGCTGCTGCGCGACTCGACGCACATGGCCTGCATCGCCGTGGACAAGAAGGAATCCCAAGATGGAAACCGATAG
- a CDS encoding P-loop NTPase, whose amino-acid sequence MVTEEAVLDALRVVMDPDLGRDIVSLGFIKDLNIAKGEVSFTVELTTPACPVRERFKTQCEQAVGALPGVRAVKVKMSAREAQRPQTPQASSLETVNTLIAVSACKGGVGKSTIAVLLARALREQGLAVGLLDADLFGPSLPTLLNLHQPDVYMQGGRIVPIEAHGLATMSFGYLIGDSPAVMRGPMVAGYIEQILTQTDWGRLDYLVLDMPPGTGDVQLTITQRARIDGAVIVTTPQALSLADVAKGIVMFEHVDVPVLGLVENMSHFVCDGCGKEHFIFGSGSDLLQRRFGLPTLARIPVTPGISSEDSVCKAPVPQPILELCDHLTRELGKRRASGLPKPAVTVIPGHLHIRWPDGSESVLPNAKVRAACTCARCVNEYTGEAILDPSTIPPNIKAETIQPLGHYAVSIAWSDGHASGIFTWDRLRELAAM is encoded by the coding sequence ATGGTAACGGAAGAAGCCGTATTGGACGCGTTGCGCGTCGTCATGGATCCGGATCTTGGACGCGACATTGTCTCGTTGGGATTTATCAAGGACTTGAACATTGCAAAGGGCGAGGTCTCGTTCACGGTCGAATTGACAACGCCCGCCTGTCCCGTTCGGGAACGGTTCAAGACGCAATGCGAGCAGGCGGTCGGCGCGCTGCCGGGCGTTCGCGCGGTCAAGGTGAAGATGAGCGCGCGCGAGGCGCAGCGTCCGCAAACGCCCCAGGCAAGTTCGCTCGAAACGGTCAACACCCTCATCGCCGTGTCGGCCTGCAAGGGCGGCGTCGGCAAGAGCACGATTGCGGTGTTGCTCGCGCGGGCCTTGCGTGAACAGGGTCTTGCGGTCGGATTGCTGGACGCGGACCTGTTCGGCCCGTCGTTGCCGACGTTGCTCAATCTGCATCAGCCGGACGTGTACATGCAGGGGGGGCGCATCGTGCCGATCGAGGCGCACGGGCTGGCCACCATGTCGTTCGGCTATCTTATCGGCGACTCGCCCGCGGTCATGCGGGGACCGATGGTCGCCGGCTATATCGAACAGATCCTGACGCAGACCGACTGGGGCCGGCTCGACTACCTTGTCTTAGACATGCCGCCCGGCACCGGCGACGTCCAATTGACGATCACCCAGCGCGCAAGGATTGACGGCGCGGTAATCGTCACCACGCCGCAGGCCCTGTCGCTCGCCGACGTGGCCAAGGGCATCGTCATGTTCGAACACGTGGACGTACCCGTGCTCGGACTCGTCGAAAACATGAGCCATTTTGTCTGCGACGGGTGCGGCAAGGAACACTTCATCTTCGGATCGGGATCGGATCTGCTGCAACGGCGTTTCGGGCTGCCGACGCTCGCGCGCATCCCCGTCACGCCGGGTATTTCGTCCGAGGATTCCGTTTGCAAGGCGCCCGTGCCACAACCGATTTTGGAACTGTGCGATCATCTGACACGCGAACTGGGCAAGCGCCGGGCGTCGGGCCTTCCCAAGCCCGCCGTGACCGTCATTCCCGGCCATCTGCACATCCGCTGGCCCGACGGATCCGAAAGCGTCCTGCCGAACGCAAAAGTCCGCGCGGCGTGCACCTGCGCGCGGTGCGTGAACGAATACACCGGCGAGGCGATACTCGATCCGTCCACCATCCCGCCCAACATCAAGGCCGAAACCATTCAGCCGCTTGGCCACTACGCGGTGTCCATCGCGTGGAGCGACGGGCATGCCTCCGGTATTTTCACGTGGGATCGCCTTAGGGAATTGGCGGCGATGTAG
- a CDS encoding glycoside hydrolase family 20 zincin-like fold domain-containing protein: MMTSSILIVLLAADAGLRLIPYPKEAQIAEGVFEMDRPLEITAPSDNLWLLGTQLREECRTAGWPRPRLAAAQDKAGALRIAPPGAQAGPEPALREHAVPDEYTIEIAKDAIVVLGKEPAGLFHGVQTLRQLIRANRTGNGLPCVSIRDWPCALQWRAFQDDLTRGPSSTYEQLAREIALGAFFKYNMFTYYMEDQFQFRKHPEIGPVDGSLTPEEMKALVAHAAAHHIEMLGNQQSFAHFYNILAHEEFAPLAETPHILCPVKEESYALLDDMYSEVAPLLPCPFFNVCCDETDGLGTGPSKPLADQIGVGGVYVRHINRIHDILKEKYGKRMMMWGDIIIRHPEQLPDIPKDTIMLAWCYEALDHFDHWFDPFAKAGFDFFICPGVNNWGRIVPDFRKAVLNIERFVRDGVKNGAMGAIMTAWDDGARTFNAPNWHGFAWGAECAWNASVTSIETFNRRVGAVLFGEKSDRFGQAIEVLQRAYDIPLVRDKIDDAFWTDLLGGEWKIPSADAMRAEAAQLMALVEEAREHLLACQAEATANRDMLDYFLFGVARLETLARRVTGSLDAVDLYEQAGDSAAEAAKPLLDRAASLLEDISNRHKAIESDMRSLWLRENRPYAIETWTSVCRRKFVIKYAHLAESLCRLGTPLPAPRDAGLFVECATSPPIP, encoded by the coding sequence ATGATGACCAGCTCCATCCTGATCGTTCTGTTGGCCGCCGATGCCGGCCTTCGCCTGATTCCCTATCCGAAGGAGGCACAAATCGCCGAAGGCGTTTTCGAGATGGATCGTCCCCTGGAAATTACCGCCCCTTCGGACAATCTCTGGCTGCTCGGAACGCAGTTGCGGGAAGAATGCCGCACGGCGGGGTGGCCGCGTCCGCGCCTGGCCGCCGCGCAGGACAAGGCCGGCGCGCTACGCATTGCGCCGCCGGGCGCGCAGGCAGGTCCAGAACCCGCCTTGCGCGAACACGCCGTGCCGGACGAGTACACGATCGAAATCGCCAAAGACGCGATCGTCGTCCTGGGCAAGGAGCCGGCCGGCTTATTCCACGGCGTGCAGACCCTGCGCCAATTGATCCGCGCGAACCGCACCGGAAACGGTCTGCCATGCGTCTCAATCCGCGACTGGCCTTGCGCGCTGCAATGGCGCGCGTTTCAGGACGATCTCACGCGCGGACCGAGCTCCACCTATGAGCAACTCGCGCGGGAAATCGCGCTCGGCGCGTTCTTTAAATACAACATGTTCACGTACTACATGGAAGACCAGTTCCAATTCCGCAAGCATCCCGAAATCGGCCCCGTGGACGGATCCCTGACGCCGGAGGAAATGAAGGCGCTCGTCGCGCATGCCGCCGCGCACCATATCGAAATGCTCGGCAACCAGCAATCCTTCGCGCACTTCTACAATATTCTTGCGCACGAGGAATTTGCGCCGCTCGCTGAAACGCCGCACATCCTATGCCCCGTCAAGGAGGAAAGTTACGCCCTGCTCGACGACATGTACAGCGAAGTCGCGCCGCTGCTGCCGTGTCCGTTTTTCAACGTGTGCTGCGACGAGACCGACGGGCTCGGCACGGGACCGTCCAAACCGCTCGCGGACCAAATCGGCGTGGGCGGCGTGTACGTGCGCCACATCAACCGCATCCACGACATCCTCAAGGAAAAATACGGCAAGCGGATGATGATGTGGGGCGACATCATCATCCGGCATCCCGAACAATTGCCCGATATTCCCAAAGACACGATCATGCTGGCATGGTGCTACGAGGCGCTGGACCATTTCGACCATTGGTTCGATCCGTTCGCGAAGGCCGGGTTTGACTTCTTCATCTGTCCCGGCGTGAACAACTGGGGGCGCATCGTCCCGGATTTCCGAAAGGCGGTACTCAACATTGAGCGCTTCGTGCGCGACGGCGTCAAGAACGGCGCCATGGGCGCGATCATGACCGCGTGGGACGATGGCGCGCGGACCTTCAACGCGCCGAACTGGCACGGGTTCGCGTGGGGCGCCGAATGCGCATGGAACGCCTCCGTGACATCCATCGAAACGTTCAACCGGCGCGTCGGTGCGGTCCTGTTTGGAGAAAAAAGCGATCGTTTTGGGCAAGCAATCGAAGTCTTGCAACGCGCCTACGACATCCCCCTCGTCCGCGACAAGATTGACGACGCCTTCTGGACCGACCTCCTCGGCGGCGAATGGAAGATTCCAAGCGCCGACGCCATGCGCGCCGAGGCCGCGCAATTGATGGCCCTAGTCGAGGAAGCCCGCGAACACCTGCTGGCGTGCCAGGCCGAAGCCACCGCCAACCGCGACATGCTCGATTACTTCCTCTTCGGCGTCGCCCGTCTCGAAACGCTCGCGCGCCGCGTGACCGGCTCCCTCGACGCCGTGGACCTTTATGAACAGGCAGGCGACTCCGCCGCCGAGGCCGCCAAGCCGCTGCTCGATCGAGCGGCGTCGTTGCTGGAAGACATAAGCAATCGCCACAAGGCGATCGAGTCGGATATGCGATCGCTATGGCTGCGTGAAAACCGGCCCTATGCTATCGAAACGTGGACATCGGTCTGCCGGCGCAAATTCGTCATAAAATACGCGCATCTGGCGGAATCGCTGTGCCGGCTCGGAACCCCGTTGCCCGCCCCGCGCGACGCCGGACTCTTCGTCGAATGCGCTACATCGCCGCCAATTCCCTAA
- a CDS encoding GntR family transcriptional regulator encodes MNERPDMPIYAFIKRELKNQIESGELPEGARVPSEFELARQYGVSRNPTRQALRDLELEGYLVRTPGRGSFVTPKTQWQKLFNVNGWRAVAIACPELEFHYTRTVIRGFVERAAEESYLAMVYFIRFSGESEFQFLADMRNSGIQGMAFWLQHASDRVLDLLRKFQRSGFPFVLIDRYVRGLESDFVVTDNEDAAYRLTRALLERGHKDIGLVTSALDNTSAEDRLAGHQRALREAGIRFSEELLGVFDMEDESNSAVVHRIMAHRRHPTAFLCNNDGIAATLLDELNALEFSVPDDVEVATLDDNELAAALDVPLITASQQAYEMGRASAEILIHRIADASSPPQQRFLKAVMNPAPGRGIS; translated from the coding sequence ATGAATGAACGTCCGGATATGCCCATTTATGCGTTTATCAAGCGCGAGTTGAAAAACCAGATCGAAAGCGGCGAGCTGCCGGAAGGGGCACGGGTGCCCTCCGAATTTGAACTGGCGCGCCAGTACGGCGTCAGCCGCAATCCGACCCGGCAGGCCTTGCGGGATCTGGAACTCGAAGGGTATCTTGTTCGTACACCGGGCCGCGGATCGTTCGTCACCCCCAAGACGCAGTGGCAAAAACTGTTCAATGTAAACGGCTGGCGTGCCGTGGCCATTGCGTGCCCGGAACTCGAATTTCATTATACACGGACGGTCATCCGGGGGTTCGTGGAACGAGCCGCCGAGGAATCGTATCTTGCCATGGTGTATTTCATCCGGTTCAGCGGCGAATCCGAGTTTCAGTTTCTGGCGGACATGCGCAACAGCGGCATCCAGGGGATGGCGTTTTGGCTGCAGCATGCGTCGGATCGCGTGCTCGATCTGCTGCGGAAATTTCAGCGGTCCGGGTTTCCCTTTGTGCTGATTGACCGCTATGTCCGGGGGCTTGAAAGCGATTTTGTGGTGACGGACAACGAGGATGCGGCTTATCGGCTGACGCGGGCCCTGCTCGAACGCGGCCACAAAGACATCGGACTGGTGACGTCCGCGCTGGACAACACGTCCGCGGAGGACCGCCTGGCCGGGCATCAACGCGCCTTGCGCGAGGCCGGGATACGGTTTTCCGAGGAGTTGCTGGGCGTCTTCGACATGGAAGACGAATCCAATTCGGCGGTCGTTCACCGGATCATGGCGCACCGGCGGCATCCGACCGCGTTTTTGTGCAATAACGACGGTATTGCGGCCACGCTGCTCGACGAACTGAACGCGCTGGAATTCAGCGTGCCGGACGACGTGGAAGTCGCCACGTTGGACGACAACGAGCTGGCCGCCGCGCTGGACGTGCCCCTGATTACCGCCTCGCAGCAGGCGTATGAAATGGGCCGGGCGAGCGCGGAGATTCTCATCCATCGCATTGCCGACGCCTCGTCTCCGCCGCAGCAGCGATTCCTCAAGGCTGTGATGAATCCCGCGCCCGGCCGTGGGATTTCATGA
- a CDS encoding discoidin domain-containing protein: MRYSACFFAIEFFISCAFADFREQVESDWLLQEQLRSRNATVTAQSDAAGGCDGIKNGRWGFHTNCVESPWWQVDLGKVAPVDRVVVWNRCDAADRATRIRILFSDDGASWRTVYMHDGTLFYGMQGGPPLSVTLAGEKTQYVRITTPGVNFLHFDEVEVFGPSEPAKNLALNRPANQCGTSPWSANHLPGAPDWPARTRAVLEHARALAHEFALEPDALKRIEKMEASLHSDRSAKNAKRDYLEARWVLRTIALKNPLLDFDTILFVKRVPGRFSHMSDQYYGWWSRPGGGVYLLRDFRSDAPTLTCLSGAFAEPGSFLRPSLSFDGRKVLFAWCKHYPKLAKCNDKLNKDNVPEDAFYHVFEMNVDGSGLRQLTSGKYDDFDARYLPNGRIVFLSTRRGQAIQCGPDTARETQTHPALPDSYVRCGGGPERPVAVYTLHTMDADGGDLCAISPFEMFEWTPSVANDGTILYSRWDYIDRSNMPYMGLWSIHPDGTHARIVYKNFTLAPHCTFEPQSIPGSNKIVFTGSAHHAQTMGGLVLLDPAAGTEGEAAIRRLTPEIVFPEIEGWPDNYYASPWPLSERFYLVSWSHEESVSQGSLRTPNGMGLYLFDADGFRELLHRDPAIGCESPLPVRSRAVPPSLVDVPRWDAAKEGRFVLADVYRGLRDTQRGAIKSLRIVAVPPKTHPTMNYPVLGIMADDPGKCVLGTVPVEEDGSAYFRVPASVIVFFQALDERGMAIQSMRSATYVHPGQTLSCIGCHENRHQAPDAKRIAAMRREPSRIAPGPEGSWPLRFDRLVQPVLDQSCVKCHNPKGADAVAAKFDLTADKAYDTLVNYGEPSLLQSVKASYARGNSIEGDCGARISPVLRKLFEPSGHHGVALDSDSFNRIVTWLDTYGQRVGSFSEEQERQLVALREQHKDLLAVSP; this comes from the coding sequence ATGCGATATTCGGCCTGTTTTTTTGCGATCGAATTTTTTATTTCGTGCGCATTCGCCGATTTTCGGGAGCAAGTCGAGTCGGACTGGTTGTTGCAGGAACAGTTGCGGTCGCGAAACGCGACGGTTACAGCGCAGTCCGACGCGGCGGGGGGATGCGATGGAATCAAGAACGGCCGGTGGGGATTTCACACGAACTGCGTCGAATCGCCGTGGTGGCAGGTGGATTTGGGCAAAGTCGCGCCGGTGGATCGGGTGGTGGTATGGAATCGGTGCGATGCGGCGGATCGCGCCACGCGGATTCGGATCCTGTTTTCGGACGACGGGGCGTCGTGGCGGACGGTGTACATGCACGACGGAACGTTGTTTTACGGGATGCAGGGCGGACCGCCGTTGTCGGTGACCTTGGCGGGTGAAAAGACGCAGTATGTGCGCATCACGACGCCGGGCGTCAATTTTCTGCACTTTGACGAGGTCGAAGTGTTTGGGCCGTCGGAACCGGCAAAGAATCTGGCGCTGAACCGTCCCGCGAACCAGTGCGGCACGTCGCCGTGGTCGGCGAACCATCTTCCCGGCGCTCCGGACTGGCCCGCCCGGACGCGCGCCGTGCTCGAACATGCGCGGGCGCTGGCGCATGAATTTGCCCTCGAACCGGACGCGCTGAAGCGGATCGAAAAGATGGAGGCGAGCCTGCATTCCGATCGTTCCGCCAAGAATGCGAAGCGGGATTACCTCGAGGCGCGCTGGGTGTTGCGGACAATTGCGCTGAAAAATCCGCTGCTGGATTTCGACACGATTCTTTTTGTGAAACGCGTACCCGGCCGTTTCAGCCACATGTCGGATCAGTATTACGGCTGGTGGTCGCGTCCGGGCGGGGGGGTGTATCTTTTGCGCGACTTCAGGTCCGACGCGCCGACCTTGACCTGTTTGAGCGGCGCCTTCGCGGAGCCGGGCAGTTTCCTTCGTCCATCGCTGTCGTTCGACGGGCGCAAAGTTCTGTTTGCGTGGTGCAAGCATTATCCGAAACTCGCGAAATGCAACGACAAATTGAACAAGGACAATGTGCCGGAGGACGCGTTCTATCACGTGTTCGAGATGAACGTGGACGGCAGCGGCCTACGTCAATTGACGTCGGGCAAATACGACGATTTCGACGCGCGGTATCTGCCTAACGGCCGCATCGTGTTTCTCTCGACGCGGCGGGGCCAGGCGATTCAGTGCGGTCCGGACACGGCGCGCGAAACGCAGACGCATCCGGCGCTGCCGGACTCGTATGTGCGGTGCGGGGGCGGTCCGGAGCGCCCCGTGGCCGTGTACACGCTGCATACGATGGACGCGGACGGCGGGGATCTGTGCGCGATATCGCCGTTCGAGATGTTCGAGTGGACGCCGAGCGTGGCGAACGACGGCACGATTCTCTATTCACGGTGGGACTACATCGATCGCTCGAACATGCCGTACATGGGCTTGTGGTCCATTCATCCCGACGGCACGCATGCGCGGATCGTGTACAAGAACTTCACGCTTGCCCCGCATTGCACCTTCGAGCCGCAGAGCATACCGGGGTCGAACAAAATCGTGTTTACCGGATCGGCGCATCACGCACAGACGATGGGCGGGCTTGTCCTGCTCGATCCGGCCGCGGGCACGGAAGGCGAGGCGGCGATCAGGCGCCTGACGCCGGAAATCGTCTTTCCGGAAATCGAGGGATGGCCGGACAACTATTACGCGAGTCCTTGGCCGCTGTCCGAGCGGTTTTACCTTGTGTCGTGGTCGCACGAGGAGTCCGTGTCGCAGGGATCGTTGCGCACGCCCAACGGCATGGGCCTGTACCTGTTCGACGCGGACGGGTTCAGGGAACTGCTTCACCGCGATCCCGCCATTGGCTGCGAGAGTCCGCTGCCGGTCCGTTCGCGCGCCGTGCCACCGTCTCTTGTGGATGTGCCGAGGTGGGATGCGGCCAAGGAGGGGCGTTTTGTTCTGGCGGATGTATATCGCGGCCTCAGGGACACGCAACGCGGCGCGATCAAATCGCTGCGCATCGTCGCGGTGCCGCCGAAGACGCATCCGACGATGAATTATCCGGTACTCGGCATCATGGCGGACGATCCGGGGAAATGCGTTTTGGGGACCGTTCCGGTCGAGGAAGACGGTTCGGCGTATTTCCGCGTGCCGGCGAGCGTGATTGTGTTTTTTCAGGCGCTGGACGAGCGCGGGATGGCCATTCAAAGCATGCGCAGCGCAACCTATGTCCACCCCGGCCAAACACTGAGTTGCATCGGCTGCCACGAGAACCGCCATCAGGCGCCGGATGCAAAGCGCATCGCGGCCATGCGCCGCGAACCGTCGCGTATTGCGCCCGGTCCGGAGGGGTCGTGGCCGCTCCGTTTCGACCGGCTCGTGCAGCCGGTGCTCGACCAGTCCTGCGTGAAGTGCCACAATCCCAAGGGGGCGGACGCCGTCGCGGCCAAGTTTGATCTCACGGCGGATAAAGCCTACGACACGCTTGTCAATTACGGGGAACCCAGCCTGTTGCAGTCCGTGAAGGCGTCGTATGCGCGGGGCAATTCGATCGAGGGCGATTGCGGCGCGCGGATCAGTCCCGTGCTCCGGAAATTGTTCGAGCCGTCCGGACACCACGGGGTCGCGCTCGATTCGGATTCTTTCAATCGAATCGTTACCTGGCTGGACACCTACGGGCAGCGCGTCGGATCGTTCAGCGAGGAGCAGGAACGGCAACTCGTCGCGCTCAGAGAACAGCACAAGGATCTTCTGGCCGTTTCTCCGTAG
- a CDS encoding SIS domain-containing protein, giving the protein MDLRQYCDVFCAEMARVDAAAVGRLADAIEEAYRAGRMVFVIGNGGSGANASHLCEDLGKGTLSDFDRQKRLRIISLTDNTPYILAWGNDSGFDRVFSEQLKNLASPGDLLIAISGSGNSPNILRAVEYANSIGMKTFGVSGYDGGKLLGLASDNWHVACNNMGMAEAVHGVVFHYLTEELARRFAR; this is encoded by the coding sequence ATGGATTTGAGGCAGTACTGCGATGTGTTTTGCGCGGAGATGGCGCGCGTGGACGCGGCGGCGGTGGGTCGTCTGGCGGACGCCATCGAGGAGGCGTATCGCGCGGGGCGCATGGTGTTTGTAATCGGTAACGGCGGCAGCGGCGCGAACGCGTCGCATCTGTGCGAGGATCTCGGCAAGGGCACGTTGAGCGATTTCGACCGCCAAAAGCGACTGCGCATCATCAGCCTGACGGACAACACGCCTTACATTCTGGCGTGGGGCAACGATTCGGGTTTCGACCGCGTCTTTTCCGAGCAATTGAAAAACCTTGCGTCGCCGGGGGATCTGCTCATTGCGATCAGCGGATCGGGCAACAGTCCGAACATTCTGCGGGCGGTCGAATATGCGAACAGCATCGGCATGAAGACTTTCGGGGTATCCGGATACGATGGCGGCAAACTGCTTGGGCTTGCCTCGGACAACTGGCATGTCGCGTGCAACAACATGGGCATGGCGGAAGCCGTCCACGGGGTCGTCTTTCACTATCTGACCGAGGAACTCGCGCGGAGATTCGCCCGGTGA